In Fusarium oxysporum f. sp. lycopersici 4287 chromosome 9, whole genome shotgun sequence, the genomic stretch GAAGgtaaaaaaagaaagaacaTCGATTTCAAGCGTGTTTTGATACTGATTCTTTCTATAGCAGTTCTGAAATCCATTCTGGACCAGCCTCTGGCCGGAAGTGCTGTATTGGACTTGACCACCATCTTGCCATTGGTAGAGACCTCAATGGATGGGACTTCAGGAGCTCTCTacgtcatcttcctccacgCACTTCAACACGCTTTCCAGAGCAAAGGCCCGGGAGTAGCAACACCTCAGGCTTGGGGTTTAGCACTCGAGAAAAGCAGTAGAGTTCTAGCTAGATATACACCAGCACGCGTCGGTGACCGCACGGTGATTGACGCCCTCGAACCGTTTATCCAAGAACTTCTCAATACCAATAACGTGGTTCGAGCGGCAGAGGCGGCGAGGCGAGGCGCGAATTCCACAATAGGTATGGAAGCCAGCCTGGGTCGGAGTGTCTATGTTGGTGGCACTGGGTTTCAGCAGGTCCCAGATCCTGGAGCTTGGGGTTTGAGTGAGTTTCTCGTAGGGCTTGCGGGTTTGGATGTAGACTAGTTTCTGCCATTCTGGTAATGCGTCAATAAAAAACTCAGGTTTAGATTTCAGCCTTTTGTATAGCACAACAAACCTCTACCTCAGCCAGAACCAGCGAGATCATATTAATAACAGTTACCAAAAGAATTGTTCAGCACGACTGAGACTGAATTGAGTTCTTGTTTGCTTTTGATATTATGTCTTAGGTTCTTAGCGGGCTAACAAtccttgcattatgtccTGTCCTGCCGTACGCTCCACAGTGTCTTTCATTCATTTTTGCTGACTGTCACAGGCCACGGGAATTATCTTTATTCCCGGCCGACCGAGGACAGTTACAGCGGGGGGTCATCTGAGCGAGACTTCTTGCCATTCAAACTGGGGCTTTTCAAGCATCTCCCCGTTCATAATCCCATACACATAGCCACCTCCAACAAACTCATACGAACCACGATGCGATATACTTGGCCGTAGCACAACAGGTAATCGGCATCCCTTGAGAATCCAGACAGAGTCACCAACGCAGGTTTCCTTTGGCAACAGAGCAAACAGGCCCTTCCCGGTTTTGTAGTAACCTAATCCTCTTGTCTTGTGTACGCGAAGGAATAGCTCTTGCAAAGTGAGGATTTCATCTTCGAACTCGGAAATaatcttctcctcaatgGTCTCTTCCTCTGTGGACTCTTCTTCGGTGGTCTCTCTCTCAGTGGTTTCTCCCTCAGTGGCCTTTtcctcaacaagcttctccCCAGTAATCTCTTCCTCAGCCGTCTCTTCCTTAGCATCTTCGGAGAAAGCTACGCGAGGGAGAGACAATCCTATCCGGAGCATATCCTCAAACTCTTTGTCATCGGGGCTCATGGTGTCTTGTTTGTTATAATCCATCACCACCTTCAGAGCTGCTTCGCGGACAGGATCAGCAGTCAGAGGATACAGTGTATTCGAATCGCCGTCTGATGTTTCAGTCCCAGCGAAGAAGTTGAAAGCTTCTTCAATCCAACGAGTCATCGACACAAAGTTGAAAGGATCAGAAGGTCCATTAGGCGACTTGTCTGTGATATCATCGATGTGATACCCTTGGACAAAACACTGATCAGTGTCATCTTTGCTGAAGTCTACAGACCACGTACGTGCTGGCCCCCCTGCTGCGTGCCATGCAGTACTTAAGGGAGCTCCTATCCAGATATGATTCAATGGTTTCGGTGCAGAAAGATCTCGTATCCAAGAAGGATATTCTTCGGCGCGACCAGGTAGACCCGCACAGAGCATGAGCTCTCCTCCCGAATCGGTCTGCAGTGCATATTTCCAGAATCGCATCGTTATGTCCCTCATTGGGGAAGTATAGTCAGGTCGAAGACTGAGTGATTTCTCTTTgtcgtcctcatcaaccaTGCCGAGAATACCAAAATAACGGTCCCGTGGCACAGTGCAGCCGTGGGAGCAGAAGAACACCATGCACATCGGCAAGTTTGCTTGATTCATCTCGACTCCACAAAGGAGTAGTTTGACCGTGTCGTTAAACTCACGGCCATGTGGCGTATTGAGATCGATGAGTCTACATGAACGAACAAGACACATGGCGTTGTATGAAATGAAGAGGCTTGTTAGATCCTCGTTCGTATACTTGGCTGAGTCCCATGGCCATTCAACGCCTTTGTACCATACACTACCTGCCCAGAGCTGTCCCCAAGGTATGTGTCGACGACCAACGACCATGACTACATCACGTCCAAGGACAAACTCTTGCACGACCCAAAGGCGGTGAAACCATGGCGCGGAGATGAGTTCAAGATAGCGCGCAGgccattcgtctccttcaacatcttcaataGCATTTGCCTCCTCATCTGTTGGATATGGGATGCCCATGAGCTTTGCGGTTGACTCTCCTGATAGGATCATGGAGTCGCCTTGGCCCATAACAAATCCATGACGGATGTTTCGCTTCCAGTAGCGctctatggcttcgagtACAAGTGCGATATTCTCCGTTTCTTCACCAATGTCGCACAGAACCCTCATGGCAGAGCTGTAGATGATGCCCATAAGAGACACTTGAACTTCCTTCTCCGCCATATCTGACTGGTTGATGCAAAGGCCGTCAGCCCAGTATAGGTGGGACTTTTCTTCATCGCGAAGTCGGCGTAGAATAGAAGCGAGTGATGCTGTTATCGGGATGGATCCTTGAGGGGTGAAGAAGGTGTCTGTGAAGGTTGACTGGCCCCAGACATAGGAGATCGCGTCAAAGCAAACATAATTCTTCGGATCTATCGGTTCTGTTGGAGCTGGAGTACCAGCTTTTTGTCGCGGGGGCAGCTCTTCGAAGCTTTCAACAATGAGCTCGCCATTGAGCTGATCTGCTTCTTGGCCGGCGTTGAGGCGCAGCAGTCTTATCTGCCCCGCGCCGAGTGGTATGTATTCATAAGGCAAATCTTCAGAGTCATTCACTGCATTCTTCGGACGTAGAACCAAGGGAGTTCCGCTCATTTTCACAGCAAAAAAATACAAAACTTGGTGTTTTCCAGTCTTGCGAGCCCTGATGCTAGCGCTGACGGACCATCGTGACCCCGCAGTTGGGGCAAAAGATTCTGTGTGACCAGCCACAGCCAATTACAATTGCATCTCATGATTTGGGCCGATTGAACTTCAAAAGAGACCATCATCAATATGACTCTTGGTCCGTGACAGGCTCAGGAATCCAACTCGCGTATTCTGGTAACGATGAGTTCCCCTTGCCATGACTAGTTCAATGAGGCTTGGGTATCTTGATTGAGCCAAGATAAGACCAGAGGCTCTCGGCAAGACGATGATCAGTCGAGAGGATCATGTTTGATCAGCATCCACACAACGAAAGTATCGGCTGCTTTTTTAAGCACGTACGTTTGGCGGACTTAATGCAACGTGATGACGGCTGACGGGTCATGATCTTATTAATGAGGTTCAGATGATCGGATTTAAACATCGGAGTTAAGCCTCCGTGGATGGTGCATTCTCAGCATAACATGTCATGGCACGTCATAGCCAGTGCAGCTCTCGGGATGAAAGAAGTGTCATATAAACTGCTAAATCTCGGTCAACATTCCTTTGCCTCAGTCTTCAGCTCTGTCAACCAAGTGCCGGCTATTAAAATGGTTAAACATCTCCCTTTCGCTGAAATCACAGTACCTTCACCTGGCTTTGGTGCCATGGGCATTAGCCATGGCTTGGGTAATAATTTAACACTTGAGCAAGCCGAGCCAGTGCTTTTGAAAGCCCTTGAACTCGGCTGCACTTTCTGGGACACTGCCGTGAGTGTATCTTCTAGGCAGGTTGACTTGTAAAATACGTTATTCTGACAAAAGTCCTTCAGGTTGTCTACAAAGCTGGCGTAAACGAACAGCTCTTGGGAGACTTCATCAGGAAACATCAAGTTCGCGATAGGATATTCAGTAGGTTCTCAGTTCGTTCATTATCGCATGGTGTGTCTCACCCTACGTGCCAGTTGCCTCTAAATGTGGTATCGATTGCTTTGGCGACGGCTCTCTCACCAACTCCGCGTCCCACATCAAGTCATACATTGAGGGCACGATTGAGAGACTCGGGTTCACTCCTGACCTCTACTACCTCCACCGCATCGATCCCAGTAAGTCAATTCCACTTTCAACATCTGACCCAACTAAACACTGTTGTAGAGACCCCTCTGGAGGAATCGATTAGCACTCTTGACGAACTTCGGAAGCAGGGCAAGACCAAGTATATCGGAATCTCAGAGTGTTCTGCCGCAACACTTCGAAAAGCCAATTCTAGTAAGTATTCGCCTTGCTAGGCTTGCCGACCTAACTTACATAAACCGAAGTTGCGAAGATTGATGCGTTGCAAGCTGAATATTCAGCATTTGAAACGTTGCATGAAACCGACGGCCTCATTGATGCTGCAAGAGAACTAGACATTGCCTACGTAGCTTATAGTCCCCTTGGCCATGGGTGGTTGGTAGATGACTTCCCATACCAGAGCCCGGATGACTTCGCAGAGAATGACTTCCGGCGTGGTTGTATGTATTCCTTCAACCAAACTGATCCGGCGGCAGGCATGACTGACATTTCACAGCACCCAAGTTCCAGGGCGAGAACTTCTATCACAATAAGAAGATCgtcgaggagatcaagaagcttgcaGCCCGAAAAAAAGTCAAAGTGACACAGATTGCACTTGCATGGGTTGCAGCTCAGGGCTTCATTGCCATTCCGGGGACAACAAAACCTGAGCGACTGGAAGAGAACTGGGCATCACGAGATATTGAGCTTGACGACC encodes the following:
- a CDS encoding alcohol dehydrogenase, yielding MVKHLPFAEITVPSPGFGAMGISHGLGNNLTLEQAEPVLLKALELGCTFWDTAVVYKAGVNEQLLGDFIRKHQVRDRIFIASKCGIDCFGDGSLTNSASHIKSYIEGTIERLGFTPDLYYLHRIDPKTPLEESISTLDELRKQGKTKYIGISECSAATLRKANSIAKIDALQAEYSAFETLHETDGLIDAARELDIAYVAYSPLGHGWLVDDFPYQSPDDFAENDFRRGSPKFQGENFYHNKKIVEEIKKLAARKKVKVTQIALAWVAAQGFIAIPGTTKPERLEENWASRDIELDDQEKGELRRIIDSAKPKGNRYGPAHQAMVGH